The region TTGGCAAATTCAGGCAAACAGGCTGGGTCACACCTACATCTAATGTACAAACTACATCAGACCTTTCCCTTCTCGTCCTTGGACGCATCCATTCCAAACGcactttctgaaaaatgaaattgctAACACAATGGGATGTCAGAACCGTGCTTTCCACCCAACACTGTGCCCGCAACCTTCCATCCATCTCCAGAACCTTCCATCCATCATAGTCCCCCGATTTCTCCACTGGGGACTGAACAAGCTTCTTGCTGGTTGACGGTACAGAAACAGCAAGAGAAGTGAGGAAGACATTGACTCCAGAGTACCAGCTCCCCCTGTGTGAGGACAACGCAAGGAACTGCGAATGAATGTCTCTGCTTGTTTATCAGCGTGAAGAGGGGCATTCACAACACCGAGGAATGTGCAGAACTTTCTCAGAGGCTCAATTTAACCTGCACACTACTACACCCAACCCTGTACTGCCAGGTTCTGGCCAGTCGTCCTTTTTTCCAGGGCTGAGTATTTTGTTGGAAATGGGTGGAAGATTCCAAATGACAGCCATTGTCCTCTTCTTCATATGATAAGCAGTGGCTTTTATGGCAGTTGACTTGACAAATACTCTTGAGCaaaagtaaacacacactctcatctTAGACCACACACAAGGCTTTGTGTCCTTTGTGACCACACAATCATCACCTATATGTGGCATTTCAACACGTATCACTTATTTCCACTGATTAAAAAGCAGCACCTTCAGTAGAGGATGGATGTACCATCTAActccatggcaaaaaaaaaaaaaaaaaatacattagaaaATTATGACAGTATACATAATATAGAAATTGTGCAGTTCTAGGATCACTTATTAAtggacagtcagagagagacaaTCAAAATCCACTGGCTGAAAACCATCAAGATTTGAATTGGTTGCATCCTTTAgacttttgaaatattaaaatatataaatgtataaaaatatattgctgaTTCGGTGTATAGCTTGGATATTTTCTAATACATGGATTATCCTTTTGTATGAACGAATATTTACATGCTGGTGTAAAATTGgccattatttaattttcactcAGAGGAATAAAGAAACAATAGTTAAAAGACTTAATACCCACAGTTTAAGCGAAATTAACAATGTAAACAACGAGTAATCTGCCAGGACTGTAGACTTAAACTCACGATtcccacttttttttacattaaaaaaaaatcaaacatgaTGACATTTCCTTACAAAGGTATAAAGACAACAATTGCAAAACAGTGGTGCACCATTAGGCAACATATTTTAAACGCATTCTGGATGTTACAATGTTCAAAATTCTAGCTTGCGACCACGAAATGGCCGTGCCCTcgagcgccccctggtggcgcGGGAAGAGAAGAACGGCGGCCATATCCACagcgtggagagagaggggggagccgCTAGCACACGCACACGGTAGCTttcctgtgctgctgcaggagggcgGGGACGTCGCGGTTCGGCTCGTGGCCCTTTCCGCCGCGGCGCGCCGACAGCCGCTCGGCGTTCCTGCGGCGGGGCGCGGCCGGGGAGGGGAGGCCGCGGCGGGGCCTCTTTCCGGCCGGGCCGCCGGGGCTCTGTGGGGCCTCCGGGGTCCGTTTGCAGCGGGGCAGGGGCGCGCCGGCGCCCAGCTGAGTGCCTCTGTCGGCGGCGGGGTCGGAGAGGTCGTACGAGCCGGGCCCAAAGAGGCAGTCATGCCGCCGCAGGGCAGGGAGCAGCTCGCACGCGGGCGAGGGCACCTCCAGGTCCGGCGTCTGCTGCAGAGAggagcacacacagccaggtcAGGGAGCTGGTGTGCCACATAAAACACCCGCATTAAGATAACGCACAAAACTCATCCAAgaaacatacattacatacattatacattacaggcatttagcagacgctcttatccagagcgacttacacaacttttacgtagcattttacattgtatccatttatacagctggatatatactgaagcaatgcaggttaagtaccttgctcaagggtacaacggcagtgtcctttcCCGagaatcgaaccggcgacctttcggttacaagcccagttccttacccactgtgccacactccgtcacATCTCAGAATTCTAAGCAAAGTGTGTTTGGCAGTGCATTGAGTTTtctatcatttttatttctgtggagtTAGTGAAGTCAGGACCGAAACACCAGATGAGCTTTTAAATTACTGAAGTAGTAAAATGCATTAGCACCTCCGGATATAGCAATAATTATTACTTCAAGACTAATGTgcccatttattttttgctgtagaAATTCTCCAGTAGCACTTCTACCACACCActcagctatttttttttttagcatgctAGTGCATCCTGTCTTTAAATGCCAGGTAGGTTGCCATGGTATTTGTGTTTTGACATAATTGCgtctttctttgtctttggCTCCCTCGCTGCTGCAGTCCTGCAAAAATCAGCTACTCCAATACAGCTGCTGGTTCACTGCAGTTCTAAATGGTCACATTTCATAGGTTGTGGGCCCAACCCAGAACACAGTTCCGAGGACAATTTTGACTTCCGGGGTTTGAACACCTACGACACGGAATGTCATGAACCCTCATCCAAATTGCCAGCAAGAAATCTCCGTAATGCACCCAGATCCAGAATGTGCAAGAACAACAGCAGGGTCGGGTTGCCACGTCCACCATTAGAGCTCTGAAGGAGTGTCCCTTCCTCTAATCTGCCTGCTCTTTTCACGTCATCATTTGGAGAtcaaagacaaacagaaaacattctCTCCCGTGCAGAAAGGCCAACTCTCCGCCACTCGCCTCCCTCCCTAAAAACAGCAGATAATAGCCGGCCTTTGAAAAGCACTGCAGGTGTACAAACAAGACGAGTGGCTGTTCTTCACAAGCCCGGCAACAATGGTGCCCACTGTCGCTGTGAATGCACAGACAAGGGCCCTCTCTTCAATGCCTCTGcatcccctccccacccccccaaggtaaattttaaaaaactggcaCGGACACTCTGCTGCTCACAGCACACTTCAGCTTCCTTTGTGCGAGCTTGAATTTCGACGAGTGAGAGGAAAAGCTTTAATGAGTGTCAACATCCAAAGCAGACGCCATCCGAAGGAGAACACGCTGACAGTAAACAACACGCACACGTAAAGGTCAGCTCTTGTGCCGCGTCTGGATCATAGAACTCGCGCAAAACGTTTTTCGGGTGGATTTTGGTTCAGCGAATATTTGGTCACCATCATATTTCAGACGTGATGATGTAGAACGGTAAACAatagtatgtgtatgtctgtctgattgtctgattgtttgtgtgtgtgtgtgtgtgcgtgtgtgtgcatgtgtatgtgcgcgggtgtgtgtctgtctgtctgattgtctatctgtgtgtgtgtgtgcgtgcgtgtgtgtatgcgtgtgccgTTGCTTATTCTGCACGCACCTCAATGATCGGAGTGCTTGAACGCGATCCGCTGTCCGCGCCGTACTGGGGCCCCTCGGCCAGGTTGAACATCACCTCCTCGCGGTGCAGGGGTACCGCCGGCCCCCCGGCCTGCTGCAGCGAGACGACGATGACGCTGGTGTTGTCCGCCCGGAGCATGCGCTGGCGCCACCGCAGGAGCGCGTGGGTCACCAGGTGGCAGGCGCTGGACACGCCGAAGGGCGCCTGGGGACGCAAGCGCAGGGGACACGGTTCGGGTCTCGACTCCGGGGGCTCGCGGAAGCatcaggaccccccccccaggaccccccCAGGACTCCCCCAGGACCCCCCAGGACCCTCCAGGCCCCGACAGCGGCACTCACCAAGGCTTCGTCGTGGTCCTGGCACAGGCTCACGGCGTCCTGCGGCGACACCAT is a window of Anguilla rostrata isolate EN2019 chromosome 9, ASM1855537v3, whole genome shotgun sequence DNA encoding:
- the LOC135262809 gene encoding protein phosphatase 1D-like isoform X3, translating into MGLPSTSGTTASVVVIRGDCMFVAHVGDSAVVLGVRDPPTERSVQAVEVTQDHKPELPQERHRIEGLGGSVMKKSGVNRVVWKRPRLTHNGPVRRSTVIDQIPFLAVARALGDLWSYDFYSGEFVVSPVPDTSVVRLDPRRHRYIILGSDGLWNMVSPQDAVSLCQDHDEALAPFGVSSACHLVTHALLRWRQRMLRADNTSVIVVSLQQAGGPAVPLHREEVMFNLAEGPQYGADSGSRSSTPIIEQTPDLEVPSPACELLPALRRHDCLFGPGSYDLSDPAADRGTQLGAGAPLPRCKRTPEAPQSPGGPAGKRPRRGLPSPAAPRRRNAERLSARRGGKGHEPNRDVPALLQQHRKATVCVC